In Gallus gallus isolate bGalGal1 chromosome Z, bGalGal1.mat.broiler.GRCg7b, whole genome shotgun sequence, one DNA window encodes the following:
- the TMEM174 gene encoding transmembrane protein 174, protein MEQNNSSVEDFSLNVFSVTPYPPSRSDALVSDGDKAGATLLFSGVFLGLVGITFTVMGWIKYDGLTHLEWTQLLGPILLSVGVTFILIAVCKFNMLTCKPCKEREENMLDIDQSSSGQSFVFTGINQPITFHGATVVQYIPPPYPALDSAAASPGYLHPVLSCCGAVSPGVSPIPSPSSAHFCPAYSLDNPAFTWDESCASYLAESTRNTRPEDSSDEPEELLEDPCEELSPPRYEEIYPLSS, encoded by the exons ATGGAGCAGAACaacagcagtgtagaggatTTCTCCCTGAACGTGTTTTCTGTCACTCCTTACCCGCCGAGCCGGTCTGATGCCCTGGTGTCAGATGGGGACAAAGCCGGTGCCACTCTGCTTTTCTCAGGTGTGTTTTTGGGACTGGTGGGGATCACATTCACTGTGATGGGGTGGATAAAGTACGACGGTCTTACTCACCTGGAATGGACTCAGTTACTGGGGCCTATCCTGCTTTCTGTCGGCGTAACTTTCATCCTGATTGCTGTTTGCAAATTCAACATGCTTACGTGCAAGCCCTgcaaagaaagagaggagaacATGTTAGACATCGACCAGAGCTCAAGCGGACAGTCCTTCGTGTTCACCGGAATCAACCAGCCCATAACTTTCCACGGTGCCACCGTGGTGCAGTACATCCCCCCACCTTACCCAGCCCTGGACAGTGCAGCCGCCAGCCCTGGCTACCTGCACCCCGTGCTCAGCTGCTGCGGGGCCGTCTCCCCCGGTGTCTctcccatccccagccccagctctgctcacttCTGCCCTGCCTACTCTCTGGACAACCCCGCTTTCACCTGGGATGAGAGCTGTGCCAGTTACCTCGCAGAGAGCACGCGGAACACAAG GCCAGAGGACAGCTCTGATGAGCCAGAAGAACTGCTGGAAGACCCCTGTGAAGAACTATCACCTCCTCGTTACGAGGAAATATACCCACTGTCTTCATAA